Proteins encoded within one genomic window of Spirochaeta isovalerica:
- a CDS encoding TetR/AcrR family transcriptional regulator → MKFHNDIFDRISIDKKERILNVATEEFSRYGYSGTNVNVIAEKLEVSVGSLYKYFTTKENIFLTVINRSVEVLESTLDDVMNSGLEFFEKIEKILRIIQEHSKENPQIINLYNELTTEGNTALADKLSHQLETVSARCYRDLIKRAVAEGSIDPSIHPGMFAFCLDNLFLTLQFSYASEYYRNRMKIYIGDDWENDEMLVDQIMKFIRKAFT, encoded by the coding sequence ATGAAATTTCATAACGATATTTTCGATCGCATATCAATTGATAAAAAAGAACGTATTCTCAACGTGGCGACTGAGGAATTTTCCCGTTACGGCTACAGCGGCACCAATGTAAACGTTATCGCCGAGAAGCTGGAAGTCAGTGTCGGCTCGCTATATAAGTATTTTACAACAAAAGAAAATATTTTCCTCACAGTCATAAACCGTTCTGTTGAAGTCCTGGAGTCAACTCTGGATGATGTAATGAACAGCGGATTGGAGTTCTTTGAAAAAATTGAGAAGATCTTGAGAATCATACAGGAGCATTCAAAGGAAAATCCCCAGATCATAAATCTGTACAATGAATTGACGACTGAAGGAAATACCGCTCTGGCCGACAAATTGTCTCACCAGTTGGAAACTGTATCAGCCAGGTGTTATCGCGATCTGATTAAGAGAGCCGTAGCAGAGGGCTCAATAGATCCATCCATCCATCCGGGAATGTTCGCCTTCTGTCTCGATAATCTGTTTCTCACCCTGCAGTTTTCCTATGCATCGGAGTACTATAGAAACCGCATGAAAATTTATATCGGAGACGATTGGGAGAACGATGAGATGCTTGTCGATCAGATTATGAAATTCATCCGTAAAGCCTTTACCTGA